DNA from Pirellulales bacterium:
CGGGGGCGGGGAGCAGGGCGATTGCACGTTAATTCACGGTCCGAGTAGGACTTCGAGCATGTAGTTCTCGTTCCAGCCGGCGCTGAGGCGTTTGTTCTTGACGCCCAGCTTTTTGGAATTGTTCTTGAGTAGGCTCAGCGCGGTGCGACGCAG
Protein-coding regions in this window:
- a CDS encoding ISAs1 family transposase, whose amino-acid sequence is LRRTALSLLKNNSKKLGVKNKRLSAGWNENYMLEVLLGP